Genomic DNA from Microbacterium neungamense:
CGCGACGGCGAGGCCGGCGAGGAGGGTGCGGATGCGGGACATGAGGGAACCTCTCTTTCGGATGCCGCGGAGGGCATCTTTCGGATGCCGCACGGGGCGGCGTCATCGTCTGGGCGCCCGGGCGTCCCGGGCGCGGGGAAGCGCCGCGCGTCGTGCGCGGGCCGGCCGCCGTCGGCGGCGGAGGACTCAGACGAGGCGGAGAGGGGGACCGCGGCGGCACAGATCCCGCAGCGGCGGGTCCTGCCGCACCGGGGCGGGGACGGCGACCGGCAGCGGCGTGCGCGGCGCGGTGTGCGGCCGCGCGGGGACGAGGGCGGGGCGGCCGAGCCACGCCGCGAGAGCGGATGCCAGCGCGCGCAGCGCGTGCACGATCCGCTCACCGCGGTACAGCAGCACCACGGTCAGCGCCGCGGCGACCGCGTGCCCCGCCCACATCGCGGCGGTGTCCGGCACGAAGGCCGCAGCGGCGGCCGGGCTCCCGACCGGGCCTCCGACCGGCCGATCCGCGAGCGCCGGCAGCGCCGGCACCCCGTGCTCGTGCGGGCCGAGCCCGGTGCGCGGGGCGATGCCGCCGAGCACGAACAGCGCGTGGAACAGCAGCTGCGAGATCGCCACGGATGCCGTCAGCCGCACCGGCGACAGCCGCCGGCCGGCGAGCAGCGTGCACACCATGAGCGACAGCAGCCACGGCACGGCGATGCCCAGCATCCCGGGCATCCCGCCGCCGGCGAAGACGTGCGACGCGAGCGCGACGAAGGTCGCGACCGAGGCGGCGGCGAACCCACGGATGACGTGGGGCCTGCGGGACGTGCGCACCCCTCCATCCTCGCACGCGCGCCCGAGGCGCCCCCGGGCGCGGACCCGACGCGGCCAGCGGCACCTCGGCCTCGGGCAGCGCGTTCCGGTCGCGGCCCTCCCACACCGCACCCGCGCTGGCCACCACGACGAGCGCGATGCCGGCGACCTCCAGAGGGGACAGGTGCTGCCCCAGCACCAGGAAGCCGGCCAGGCTTGCGGTCGCGGGGCCCAGGCTCATCAGCACGCCGAACACGGCCGGCGCGAGCCGGCGCAGCGCGATCAGCTCGAAGGCGTACGGGATGGTCGACGACATCAGCGCGACGGCGGCGCCCAGGGCGACCAGCTCGATCCGCAGCAGCGCCGACCCGGCATCCGCGATCCCGAACGGGAGTGCCATGATCGCCCCGAACCCCATCGCGAACGCGAGTCCGTCCAGGCCGCGGAACGCGCGGCCGACCCGGGCGGAGCATAGGATGTACGCCGCCCAGCTGACCGCCGCCCCGAGCGCGAACAGGACGCCGGGCAGCGTGAGCCGGTCCCAGCCCCCGCCGCCCAGGGCCAGGATGCCCAGCAGCGCCACGCCCGCCCAGATCCATCCGGCGCGGGTGCGGCCGACGATCACCGAGAGCGCCAGCGGGCCGAGCACCTCGATCGTCACCGTGACCCCGAGCGGCAGCTCGCTCAGGGCGAGGGAGAACATCCCGTTCATCGCCGCGATCACCGCGCCGAACAGGGCGGCGGCGCGCCAGGCCCGTGCGGTGTGACCGCGCAGCGCCGGCCGCGCCACGAGCATCAGGATGACCGTGGAGAACACCAGCCGGAGCATGACCATGCCGAGCGGCCCCACGGCGGGGAAGAGCAGCACGGCGAGCGCGGCGCCGGCCTCCTGCGCGAGCAGGCCGGCGACGACGAGGCCGACGGCCCCGGCCGCCGGGCGTCCCGCGCGCGGTCGCCGCGGAGACGGTCACTCCGCAGGTGCCGGCGGCGCGCACACGGCGGCGTCGAGCACGGCCTGCTTGTACTGCTCGGCGGTGAAGGGCAGACCGAACTCGGGGGCGGTCTGCCCCGCTGCGGCCGGCGCCTTGGACGCGATCGCGGCGAGTTCCCACGCCAGGTACCCGGCGATGGCGCCGCCGGAGGTGGAGTTGTTCAGGGTCACCGCGACGGTGAAGCCGGTCTCCGGGTCGGCGTAGGCGGCGGTGGCGTAGCCGGGCGTCCAGCCGTGCTGGCCGATCATCGATCCGACCAGGTAGCCGCCGCCGGTCGCCTGGTGCCAGGACGGCGCGCCGGGGCCGGCCGGCAGCGGGCTGCCGAAGCGGGCCGGCTCGGCCTTCTCCCCGCGCAGCGCCTGCCGGGCCTCGGCCTGGACGTAGCGCCCGAGCTCCTCGATGGTCGACACGGCGCCCGAGTCCGTGAAGCCCGTGCTCGCCGACATCCCGGTGATGTCCACGGGGGCGGCGCAGTCGTACCCGCCCTCGATCGCCGGCAGGTAGTAGCCCTTGAGCGCGGGAGCCGGCTGCGGCGGGGCGGCCTTGTCGCCGGGCAGCGACGTGCTCTCCAGGCCGAGCGGCCGGGTGACGTACTCGGCGATCAGCTGGGACGCGCTCTTGCCCGATTCGCGCTCCAGCGCCATCCCGAGCATCAGGTAGCCGGCATCCGAATCGCGGTACGCGGTTTTCGCCTCGCTGCGCGGCTGGCCCAGTCCGAAGCTCGCCAGCTGCAGCGGCGCCCACACCCGCTCCGGCGTGTTCAGCAGGTACGGCTTGACCTTCTCCTCCGAGGAGCCGGCGCCGCTCGTGCCATTGCACAGGTCGAGCAGGGTGATGTCGGCCATGTCGGCGACGCCGGGCACGTAGTCGGGCACCTTGCCGTCGAGCGGGATGAGCCCGTCGTCGGCCATGCCGTACAGCACGTCGCAGGTCATCAGCCGGGTGACGTCGGCGATCCGGAAGGACATGTCGGTGGTCACCTCGGCATCGTCGCCCGCTCCCTGCGTGCCGACGCCGGTGACCCAGCTGCCGCTCCACGGCACCCACACGCCGACGATGGCGCCGGATGCCCCGGCCGCCGCCATCGCCTCGTCGACCGCGGTCTGCAGCTGCGCCACGGTGTCCTCGGGCAGCCCGCCCTCCGCCTGAGGCGGCGGGGTGTACGTGACGGTCGGGTCGGCGGAGGTGCATCCGGTCAGGGTCAGCGCGAGAACGGCGGCGGCGCCGAGCACGGTGCGCAGACGGCGGGACGGACGATGCGGCATGAAGGGACCCCCAGGGACGATAGTTCCGAGTCTAGAACGCCGATCCTGAAAGGCCGGCATGCCCGCCGGGCCGGCATCCGTCGACGATCACGACGCCCCGGCGACCTGCCGCGCCTCCCACGCCTCGCGCATGAACCTGCGCACGTCGGGGTCGACGCGGATGTCGCTCGGCCGCAGCGGGCGGGTGAGGTAGAGCCCGTCCAAGGAGGTCAGCCGGGACAGCGCCACGTACGTCTGGCCCGGCGCGAACGCCCCCGAGCCGAGGTCGATCACGGCCTGGTCGTAGGTCTTGCCCTGCGACTTGTGGATGGTCACCGCCCACGCCAGCCGCAGCGGGAACTGGGTGAACTCGGCGACGACCTCGCGGCTGAGCGTCTTCGTCCCGGGGTTGTAGGCGTAGCGGAAGCGCTCCCACACCGCCGGTTCGACGTCGAACTCCTCACCGTCGACCTCGACACGGACGGTGCCGCCGAGGATGCGGGTGACCGTCCCGATCGAGCCGTTCACCCAGCGCGGCGGCTCGCCCGACATCGACGTGTCGTTGCGGAGGAACATCACCTGGGCGCCCACCTTCAGCTTGAGCTCCAGGTCGGCGGGGTGGTTCGCCTCGCCGCGTCCGAAGTCGCCGCTGACCTCCGCTCGGGCGGTCTGCTCGCGGCCGGGGAGCGCGGCGAGGTGGCGCCGGTTGATGGCGTTCACGATGTCGTTGCGGGTGGCGAGGGTGATGATCGGGGTCTCCCCCGGCTCGGGCTCGG
This window encodes:
- a CDS encoding serine hydrolase domain-containing protein, with protein sequence MPHRPSRRLRTVLGAAAVLALTLTGCTSADPTVTYTPPPQAEGGLPEDTVAQLQTAVDEAMAAAGASGAIVGVWVPWSGSWVTGVGTQGAGDDAEVTTDMSFRIADVTRLMTCDVLYGMADDGLIPLDGKVPDYVPGVADMADITLLDLCNGTSGAGSSEEKVKPYLLNTPERVWAPLQLASFGLGQPRSEAKTAYRDSDAGYLMLGMALERESGKSASQLIAEYVTRPLGLESTSLPGDKAAPPQPAPALKGYYLPAIEGGYDCAAPVDITGMSASTGFTDSGAVSTIEELGRYVQAEARQALRGEKAEPARFGSPLPAGPGAPSWHQATGGGYLVGSMIGQHGWTPGYATAAYADPETGFTVAVTLNNSTSGGAIAGYLAWELAAIASKAPAAAGQTAPEFGLPFTAEQYKQAVLDAAVCAPPAPAE